The following are from one region of the Mycolicibacterium diernhoferi genome:
- a CDS encoding helix-turn-helix transcriptional regulator: MRRAERLYALVDLLRGSRRPWSAARLSEEFEVSKRTIERDIQSLQLAGVPIYADHGVSGGYSILREHSLPPLNLTVPESLAVLAGLGLLETSPYGAAARRARAKVLAISREDQLAPIDEALASMFVIDAQPSSEAAVALIPEAIAARRVVRLSYTAKDGETHTTRDVEAMGLLRGGAAWLFVGWCRLRQGIRGFQLDRIRQLEITDEVFPDRDSAVLEADLSRWSTRRLG; this comes from the coding sequence GTGAGGAGAGCCGAACGGTTGTACGCGTTGGTGGATCTGCTGAGGGGATCACGTCGGCCATGGTCGGCCGCTCGGCTCTCGGAGGAGTTCGAGGTGTCCAAGCGCACGATCGAGCGGGATATCCAGTCGCTGCAGCTCGCGGGAGTCCCGATCTATGCCGACCACGGGGTGTCGGGTGGGTATTCGATTCTGCGGGAACACTCGTTGCCGCCGCTGAATCTCACCGTTCCGGAATCGCTGGCGGTGCTCGCGGGGCTGGGTTTGCTGGAGACCTCGCCGTACGGTGCGGCGGCGCGTCGGGCGCGGGCCAAGGTTCTCGCAATCAGCCGCGAGGATCAGCTCGCGCCGATTGACGAGGCGTTGGCGTCGATGTTCGTCATCGATGCCCAGCCCTCGTCCGAGGCGGCGGTCGCGCTGATTCCGGAGGCGATCGCCGCGCGCCGGGTCGTCCGGTTGAGTTATACCGCCAAGGATGGTGAGACTCACACGACCCGGGACGTGGAGGCGATGGGTCTGCTACGCGGAGGTGCTGCGTGGTTGTTCGTCGGATGGTGTCGGCTCCGCCAAGGGATCCGCGGATTTCAACTGGACCGCATCCGACAGTTGGAGATCACCGATGAGGTGTTTCCCGACCGTGATTCGGCAGTATTGGAGGCGGATCTGTCGCGGTGGAGCACGCGACGGCTCGGGTAA
- a CDS encoding nuclear transport factor 2 family protein, translated as MTENVKMVETDTAAADAALAVWLQMWNTDSEIARRICSADFRIHFLIPEEDGSNPGDDVLGGDSFAQFLDRWRERHPGVVFTEVARAVDGAHGRMLWTCGPGMLLRAGSMSSTSPRMG; from the coding sequence ATGACCGAGAACGTGAAGATGGTGGAAACAGACACGGCTGCCGCGGATGCGGCACTGGCGGTGTGGTTGCAGATGTGGAACACGGACAGTGAGATTGCGCGTCGGATCTGCAGTGCGGATTTCCGGATTCATTTCCTGATCCCCGAGGAGGACGGGTCGAACCCGGGCGACGACGTTCTGGGTGGGGACAGTTTCGCGCAGTTCCTAGACCGGTGGCGCGAGCGGCATCCGGGTGTGGTGTTCACCGAAGTCGCGCGGGCGGTGGACGGCGCGCACGGGCGGATGCTGTGGACATGCGGGCCGGGGATGTTGTTGCGGGCGGGATCGATGTCTTCGACTTCACCGAGGATGGGCTGA
- a CDS encoding GMC family oxidoreductase, translating to MAEYDYIIVGAGSAGCLLANRLSANPDHRVLLIEAGGKDNWFWIKVPVGYLYTIANPRTDWCFTTEPDPGLADRSIIYARGRVIGGCSSINAMIHMRGQASDYELWAQATGDDRWLWGGPDGQTLDIYKELEHYFGGADDWHGADGEIRVERPRVRWKILDAWQAAAAESGIEPKEEFNRGDNSGSAYFHVNQRRGRRWSMADAFLHPISHRSNLTVYTQTQALQLLMDDQVRDDQRHGAWTTAQHRVTGLRLLKDGQTVDVRARREVILSAGAIGSPHLMQVSGLGSAALLTQHQVPVAVDLPGVGENLQDHLQIRSVYRVKGARTVNTLYRNWITRAGMGIQYALLRSGPMTMPPSTLGAFAKSDPSLASPDMEWHVQPLSLPKFGEALHPFAAITPSVCNLRPTSRGHVRMATADPLTSPKILCNYLSTDADRDVAVRGLRMTRQIMAAPALARYQPEEMLPGPQLVSDDDLQTAAGELGTTIFHPVGTCAMGAFDTRGRPRSAATVLDTDCRVYRVAGLRVVDASAMPTITSGNTNAPVMLIAERAARAILQ from the coding sequence GTGGCCGAATACGACTACATCATCGTGGGCGCAGGCAGCGCGGGCTGCCTGCTCGCCAATCGGCTCAGCGCCAACCCGGATCACCGGGTGCTGTTGATCGAGGCCGGCGGCAAGGACAACTGGTTCTGGATCAAGGTGCCGGTGGGCTATCTGTACACCATTGCCAACCCCCGCACCGACTGGTGCTTCACCACCGAGCCCGATCCGGGCCTGGCCGACCGCAGCATCATCTACGCGCGCGGTCGCGTGATCGGCGGCTGCTCATCGATCAACGCCATGATCCACATGCGCGGGCAGGCCAGCGATTACGAGCTGTGGGCGCAAGCCACCGGCGACGACCGATGGCTCTGGGGTGGCCCCGACGGCCAGACCCTGGATATCTACAAGGAGCTGGAACACTACTTCGGCGGCGCCGACGACTGGCACGGTGCCGACGGTGAAATCCGGGTCGAGCGGCCCCGCGTGCGCTGGAAGATCCTGGACGCCTGGCAGGCCGCTGCCGCCGAGTCGGGCATCGAGCCGAAAGAAGAGTTCAACCGGGGCGACAACTCCGGCAGCGCGTACTTCCACGTCAATCAACGACGTGGTCGGCGCTGGTCGATGGCCGACGCCTTCCTGCACCCGATCTCCCACCGCTCCAACCTCACCGTCTACACCCAGACCCAGGCTCTCCAACTGCTGATGGACGACCAGGTCCGCGACGACCAGCGTCACGGCGCCTGGACCACCGCCCAGCACCGCGTCACCGGTCTACGCCTGCTCAAAGACGGCCAGACTGTCGACGTCCGCGCGCGCCGGGAGGTGATTCTGAGTGCCGGTGCCATCGGCTCGCCGCATCTGATGCAGGTCTCGGGCCTGGGCTCCGCCGCGCTGCTCACCCAACATCAGGTGCCGGTGGCCGTCGATCTGCCCGGAGTCGGCGAGAACCTGCAGGATCACCTGCAGATTCGATCTGTCTACCGCGTGAAGGGCGCGCGGACCGTCAACACGCTCTACCGGAACTGGATCACCCGGGCGGGCATGGGAATTCAGTATGCACTGCTGCGCTCCGGGCCCATGACGATGCCGCCGTCCACGCTCGGAGCGTTCGCCAAGAGCGATCCGAGCCTGGCCAGCCCCGATATGGAGTGGCATGTGCAACCGCTGTCGTTGCCGAAGTTCGGCGAGGCCCTGCATCCCTTCGCCGCCATCACTCCCTCGGTCTGCAACCTGCGCCCCACCTCGCGCGGCCATGTGCGGATGGCCACCGCGGATCCGCTGACCAGCCCGAAGATCCTGTGCAACTACCTGTCCACCGACGCCGACCGTGACGTCGCCGTGCGCGGCCTCCGGATGACCCGCCAGATCATGGCGGCGCCGGCCCTGGCCCGCTACCAGCCGGAAGAGATGCTTCCCGGCCCACAACTGGTCAGCGACGACGACCTGCAGACCGCGGCCGGTGAACTGGGCACCACGATCTTTCACCCGGTGGGGACCTGCGCGATGGGCGCCTTCGACACCCGCGGTCGGCCGCGCTCGGCCGCCACCGTGCTTGACACCGACTGCCGGGTGTACCGCGTCGCCGGCCTGCGCGTGGTGGATGCCTCGGCGATGCCCACCATCACCTCGGGGAACACCAACGCACCGGTCATGCTGATCGCCGAACGCGCGGCGCGGGCGATCCTGCAATGA